The DNA segment TATACAGGACCGGTGATGTGGTGCGTATGCTGAGTGACGGCACCCTCCAGTATCTCGGGCGCAATGATCATCAGATAAACCTGCGCGGCTACCGGATTGAAGCAGGAGAAATTGAAGCTGCCATGCGTGCCCATGAATCCGTAACTGAAGTGGTCATAGTCCCCCGTGAGGATATTTCCGGGAGCCTTGTGCTCGTTGCATTCTACACCGGGCCACATGGTCAGGCAGAAACCCCTTCCTTGCGCGCCTTCCTGGCAAAAGGCCTCCCGGAATACATGATCCCATCCCACTTCGAACATCTCGAAAGGATGCCGTGCACCCCAAGCGGAAAACTCGATATAAAAGGACTTCCCGAAGTCACGATTACCGCTGAGCAGTTCAGTGATGGTTCAGAGACCCCCACAACAGACCTGGAACTTCAGATCGCAGCCATCTGGGAAGACGTACTCGGCATGAGCGGACTTGGATTGAACAACAATTTCTGGGATGTGGGCGGCGATTCGCTCAAGGCGATGCGGCTTATAATGCGCATGAAAAAAGAAGGGTACATTGATTTCGGCCTTCGCGAAGCCTTTCAGTACCAAACAATCGCCTCCATCGTAGAACACATAGAAAAACAACATGAAAAAAAACAGGCAGAATCCGATATACTGACTCTCTCCTCCCGACAGTTCCCACTGGCACAAGTCTTCTGCCTACCATATGCCTGCGGCAACCCGACCATGTATAGAGAACTGGCTGCCGAGCTCCCCACAGATTATACGATCCTGGCCGCAAACATGCCCGGACATGGCAAGGAAGGAGAACCGCTTGATTCGATTGAATCACTTGCAGCCATGTACACGAAACACCTCTCCGAAAGGGCTCAAGAAACACCTCTCTTTCTCGTTGGATACTCATTTGGGGGACACATAGCCTATGAAATAGCCCGTACGCTGGAAGCACACGGTACTCCGGCCAGCGGTGTTGTCATCATTTCAAGCCCCCCTCCGGGCGTCTTGGAAGGCTTGAACTCTCTCCTCAGCAGCTCTGACGAAGAATTGCTCCACCATTCAAAATCAATCTACAAGTATGACTTCAGCCAGATGATTGAAAGCGAAAGGGATCGATACCTCGCGACACTCCGGGTGGATACCAGCGCCATGGTCAATCACCCCTTTGCAGAGACACTGGCGACGCCTGTCCTGATCGTGACCGGAAAGAATGAAGAGGAACCGGCCATCCACAGCAAAGCCCGCGACTGGGAGAAGGCTTTTTCAAAAGCTCAGTACAGGGAACTCAATGGAACACACATGCTCATAAAAACTCATGTCAGCGAACTGGCAAAACATATCTCGAACTTTATTGACGAGTTGTCCATTACATAACGTTTTGAAAACATGCCAACAGCATGGGTTTCGCAGGACCATTCTCAGTACGATAGAAAAAGAGAATACAGGTTCCCCCCTCTTTCATTCGAAAAAGGTTGTGGAACCTGTTTCATCCCATTGACGCAAAGGATATTGTTCATGTTTCGATATACACACAAGACCTGCTCCCGCTGCCACCTCCAGCAAGACTCATATCACAAAGTTATGCTCAATGAGGATGGCGTGTGCTCATTTTGCACTCAAAACCTTGTTGCACCGAAACGCAATTGGGAACAGCTCAAGAACATCTTCGAAGAAAAAATACAGCAGGCGAAAGGGAAAGGAGAATATGATGGGTTGATCATGCTGAGTGGAGGAAAAGACAGTGCGTATATGGCCCACATGCTCACCAGAAAATACAACATGAAACTACTCGGATTTATCATCGACATCAATTTCGAATACCCGGAAACCTTTGAAAATGCGGCAACCATAGCAGAAAAGCTGGATATGCCCTCCGTCATTTTCCGCCAAGACCCTGAACTGATGCGCCAATACTACGCCTTTCTATTCTGCAACAAGACCATTCACCAGGAAGACTGCGGACAGGTTTGCACATTCTGCGGCCGTTTTCTCATTCAAACGGCAACGGATTTTGCACGTCGAATGGAGATTCCATTGGTCTTTTCCGGTCACAACCCTGACCAGATATTCCTGATGGGAGAGAGCATTGAAGACGATCCTGCACGCCTCCTGACCATGGAATTCAATATGGAAGTGGTTGCCGAAGAAACAGAAAGAGCGAGAAAGGCATGGCATCAAAAAGAAAAAACACCACAAGATCGCCTGTTCCCTTCGAAAATACACGCTCAAGGGGTGGAATTGGTCTTCCCCTTCCAGCACTTTCGCTATCAACCGGAAGCAATGATTGAAACAGTCAAAAAAGAACTGGACTGGGTCCCTATCAAACGTTTTTCCAAGACATACATTGCCTCTGGATGTAGTCTCGTCAAATTGTGGGCGTATTTGGCTTACAGCAACAATACCAACAGCTATGTGGATTTCGAATTCAGCAATCAGGTCCGGGAAGGGGTACTTTCAAGCGACAAGGTCGCACAATTCTACGAGCAATCAGACAAAGGATATGAAGAATTGGATGAAATTGTCATGAAACTTGGAATACGAAATGAAATCATGCAGATGCTACTGGAACGAAAAGGAGAAAAAGATGGACTTTATCAATACCTGACACAGACTGCGCACGCCACGCAAGCCTCTCCCCCGGAAGTCCAAACACACACCCAATCAACCTTGACAAATCGCCCCCCCCATAAGAGTGATTTCTTTAATCCTTGAGCGCGGCGATGACATCCACCCGTGCAGCCTGCCATGCGGGGTATGCCCCGGCGCACAGTCCGCAGCACACCGAAGCCAGAATGATACCAATAACCATGGAAACATCGTAAAATGCCGGGAGAAACCCAACCGAATAAATGGCCGTAGCAATACCAAGAGCCACGCCGGTTCCCAAAACCCCGCCCGAACCGGCCATAAGGACCGACTCCAGCAGGAACTGGCAGACAATATTGGTCGGAGTGGCCCCAACAGCCCTGCGCACACCAATTTCGAGCCTTCTGGCGCGGACAATAATCGTCATGATGGAAAGAATACCCAGCGTACCTATACTAAAGGAAATTCCTGCGCCAATGGCCCCAAGAACCCGAACCAGACGCATGGCCTTGGCCTGCATATCGTTGACCTGCTCGGAAAAAACGACAGAAAAGTCATCAGGAATTCCGGCTGAAAGATGATGCCGTTCGCGTAGGAGCGTTGTCACTGCAGTGGTGATGCGCGGAACCGATTTCCTGGAAGTAATCCGTAGCAGGGCACCAGAGACATGGTCCTGCCTATTCAGTCTGTGTATATACGTTGTCACCGGGACATAAACCTGCTCATCAACATTGACCCCGGAACTGTCCTGACCTTTCTTCTGCATCACGCCAACGATCAGCATCTCGGCAGTATGAAACCGGAGATATTGCCCAGTTGCAGCGGCTGGAGAAGGGAAAAGCCGATCGGCAATATCATACCCCAGCACGCACACCAACGCCTTGTGCGTCACTTCCACCTGGGAAAAATATCGACCATGCAACACGTCCATATTTCGAATGACATCAAACATGGCTCCTGTCCCGAGCAGAGGGCATGACGTCTTATTACGCCCAAAGGCGACTGTCGCATGTCCCAGGACATAGGGCACCACCAGTTCAACCTGTGGCACTCCCGCCCGTATGGCGTCCACATCAGTCAAAGTAAAAGTCGCAGCATTCATGCCGCCTGCACGATTTTCTATCCCACGGGAAAGAGCAACCCGACCTGCAGTAGCATCAATAATACGCGCACCCAACCGTTCACTTTCATGCACCACCTTCAATCCCACAGCATTGGATATATGCATAACCAACGTCAACATGAACGCACCGAGAAAGACTCCAAGAATTGCCATGAACGTTCTAAGGCGATGCGTTGTCAGCGCCTTGACAGCAGTCCGGATATTACGAACCTGCACAAGCCTGGCAAGCTGAAGAACCTGTTGTTGATCCGAACGGGAAAAATGAGGCGGAAGAATGGTCCTTAACGCCGCAATCCAAGATTTGACAAAAGAACCTGACAGGGAAGGAAAGACAGGATAAGCAGGCGTGCCATCTTTGCTACAGGAGTCATTTCTCGCAATCCTGTGCGCACTCGGCTGAAGCTGGATTGCCTCAGACTGATGCCGCAATGCACGCCAATATTCAGCAAGAGAAAAGTGACGCATCATCGCCCCTCTTTCAACGCAAGTACCGGCTCAAGTTGAGCAGCCCTGCGAGCGGGTTTGAGGCCAAAGGCAAATGCTACGACAAGCGCGGCCAGACAGGCTGTTGCAAAAACCGTTGCTGATAACTTCAACTCCAACATATCAAACTCAGCCAGAATGTCAGACAGCACCACACCAAGCATCAGACCAAAGACCGCTCCCATAAGGGTAAGGGCACAAGCCTCCATCAAAAATTGGAGCAAGATTGAACTATCAGAGGCTCCGACAGCTTTCTTGATGCCTATTTCCACCTGACGTTCCGTGACGGACAGATGAAATAGATTAGCGAGAATAACACCTCCTACGAGCAATGCGGCCAACGCTGTCACACCGAGAAAAACACCAAATCCGCCGCGCAAAAAACTCACGAACTGCAAGACTACAAGGGGAGAAATAACCAGAAAATCATCCGCCCCCCCCTCCTCTATTCCATGTAAATTCCGCATAAGAGCCTGCACACGCAACGCATTGCCCTTCATATTCCGTGTAGAAGCAAAGTTGATTCTGATGCCGTTGAGGTATTTCCTGTCCAAATTAAACCGCCGCAGCATGGTTGACGCAGGAAGGACCAGCCTGTCGTCCTGCTCTACTCCGGCAGCGACGATATTACGCGGGGTCAACACGCCCCGGACTATCAAAGGAGTACCTTCCAATGTCACGATTTTTCCCACAGGATTCTGACTGCCAAACAACCCGCGAGCCGCAAGGGTTCCCAACAGGCAGACGCTTGCTCCACTTGCCACATCATGTGCACTGAAATCCTCACCGTCCTGCAAATCCCAATTCCATGTGGCTTGATAATTTTTCCCACTCCCCACCACACTTGCCACAATATGACGCCGGGATGTCGCAGATGCGTGCATTTTTTCTCGAAGCAGAAATGGCTGCACAGAAACAACACCGGGAAGAGCCGTGCGTATCCGTTCAATATCATTCCACGTCAAGGTTCTGGGCCGATTTCCCATGGGCTGGTACATCAGATTGCCGCCAGCCACAAAAATGGCTGAAGGGCCAAAGGTCTCCGCCATCTCCTCCGCTTTTTTGGATGCTCCTTCCATGGCAGCGGTAATAATGGTCAAGGCTCCCACTCCCAGTGCGACGGCAAGCAGTATGAAAAGGGTACGTGCTTTGAAAACCCAAAGCGCTTTGAGTGAAAGTTTCAAGATTCTTGGGAAAATAGCCCACACATTGATGCTGGATGGAATATTTTCCTGAATCCCGGGAAGAGCATGCGGGAAAAAGAAACTTTTCCCACGAAAAAAAAAGTCGGAAACACTCATGCGACCCGTCCGTCAACTATATTGATGCATCTGTTGGCAGCAGCCGCGACTTGGGCGTCATGCGTAACAATAACGACAGTCGTCCCGCCAGCATTGATGGTCCCAAAAAGTTCCAGGATAGCGTGTCCTGTCACGGAATCGAGCTGCCCTGTCGGCTCATCCGCAAGCAATATATCCGGTCCATGCAGGAGTGCACGAGCCAAAGCCACACGCTGCTGTTGCCCACCAGAGAGTCTCGCGGGGGTATAATCCATGCGATCTGCCAAACCGACTTGCTCCAGTAAGGAGGACGCCCGTTCTTCCAACACCTTGCTTGGAGTCGTCACATAGCTCCCCGGAAGGAGAACATTTTCCAATGCTGTGGCGTACGGAAGCAGAAAAAAATTCTGAAAAACAAATCCGATCATACCGCCACGCAAGGCACTTCTCTGATTTTCATCCAGTGACGTGGTATCGACACCGTTCAAGGAGTAAGAACCGGAAGTGGGGCTATCCAGCAATCCAAGCAGATGCAACAAGGTGGATTTGCCGGAACCGGAACTTCCGATCAATGCCGCAAATTCTCCCTTACTCAATGACAAGGTAATGCCGTGCAGGACCTCGACAAAAGAATCTCCCTGTGGGTAACGCCGCGTAACATCATGCAATTCAACGACAATATCAGCAATCTCCGAAGAAGCCTGAGCCTCATGGGGGGTCACTACATCCACTCCGCCATCCGACGCTTTTACAGCTGACACATCCACCCTGACACCGCCTTGCCGTAAGAGAGATTGACCGTGCCCCCAAGTCCATGGGACAGGCGACCGACAATGCCCCCATATTCATTGAAACCGAGCAGCCCAATTGCAAAAACAAACAAGGCAAGTCCTACAGAAGCTTGACGGCACCAAAATCCACTGACTGCATCCATATACTCTCTGTAGGCATCTCCGAACCGAGGCAAAAGGACCTCTGATTCCTCAATGTACGTTGTCATCCACAGCATGGGTACAAGCAAAGGAAGCATAAGCAACGTGTAAAGAGCACCTGTCGCCAGACACAAACCTGAGATGAGAAAAAACATGGCCACCACACCGGGATGACGTAATTGCCCATATATACCGGTACGAAGCAGCTCTGTGGGAATCGAATAATCCTGCATCGTCACTGCAAAATTTGTACGGACAAAACGAAAACAATAATATCCGCCCGCCAATGCCAGAAGCACACCTATCATGCCCACCATCATTGCATTGGAACCGGAAGAAAACATGGTCCAAACAGTCTCGGAACTCCCACTTCGCACTTGCGGCAGCCACGGCATTACCAACCAAATATGGCCTGTGGGGATGCCCAGCAAGTGAAGAACAGGAATCATGTTCTTGGGCGGCAACCCCTTTCTGCGTCGTCTCTCCCGGTATCGGAAATAGATCAGATACATGAGCGCCCCCGGGAATCCACTGGCCGCGCACGCCAACTGAACCCAAAACCACACGTCCGACGACATGGCACGTCCTTATTCTTTGTATTTTTATTAAAAATGAAAATCATTCTCACACACAAATTTTGATAATACGAACGTTCATTCTATGTCAACGCCAAGTTTATTTTTACCAGAAGAGAAACTTTTTCGAATCATCCATGTGCTCGCTTTTCACAAAAAATCCCGAAGCGCCGCTCCAGATAGCGTGCTCTTCTTGCACTCAGACAAAATCCCGCCACGAACTGGTCCCGATTTTCCAGCAATATCGAGTGATCGTACATGAGTTGCATCGCAAGCCTGGCACCTTCTCCTCAAAGCCCACAGAGATTCCAATTCCCTGACAGGAAAGTCCACCGATTTCACTTCATGGCAAAGACGGCAGCCTGACGTCCATAGGAGCAAAGTTCGGAACCAACCGCTTGCCAGCCCTCGGTCCTCCTTTCTACGCTGATTGACACGCCATTTGAGAAACCACTGAGTATTCGGGCCACCCCAGTGATATAAATCCCAAAAACCTAGCCGCAATGTTTTTTTTGTGGCAGTATTCCCAATATCCGGCCTCTTTTGGGGGCAACAAAAAGAGGCCGGACGCATTCTGAAAACAGGAGGAGGTATGAAGCGAAAAACCAAATCGCTTTTGCTCATCGTCGTTGGTGTTGCAATAGCGTTTCCGCTCTTCAGCATGACTTACTATACCATGGTACGGACTTCGACGCCGGAATTCTGTGGCCTATGCCACGAAATTCAGCCTGCCGTGATGGGATGGAAATCGTCAACGCACGTCAATAACGGTCAAGGCTTTGTGGCCGACTGTATGGACTGTCATTTGCCTGCCCCGCATGACACGTTTGACTTTTTCTACGCCAAGGCAGCGCACGGTCTCAAAGACGTTGTTTCCCACTACACAGGTGGTGCGGAGACCTATGATCGGCAAGTCATGAAAGAGCACGTCTGGTCAACCATGAAAAACGACCAGTGCACGAAATGCCATCGCAACCTGCTGCATATGCCAGCAAAACGTGGCGCAATGCTGGCGCATCGCAAAGTTCTCTATGCAAACAATGGCGAGGAGTACCGATGCACGGATTGCCACAGAGAGCTGGTTCACAATGATCGACAATTTTACGAGTACAAGCAGTTCAAAGCACCTTACCGGGCGAACGGACTGCGGAATTTAGGACACCAGGAGGGTTCGGAATGAAAAGGAGTGTGATTGTACTACTGATGGTCACGTTCACAGCCCTGTTCGCAACAGTGGCTGCGGCGCAAAATTTCCCAAAAGTTCGGGAGTTGCGCATGGATCGGGCGACGCCTCCTCAAGGAGTTGCATGTATCGAATGTCATAAAAAGGAAACTCCAGGAATCTTTGCTGATTGGGCCATGAGCCGCCATGCTTCGGCGGGCATCACCTGTCTCGACTGTCACCAGGCACAGCCTGGGGACAAGGATATCTCTGTCGACCACGAAAAATATTATTCAAGGAGCGATATGCCTATGGGGGAAAAGCAATACTTTGTCCCAGTGGCATCCCCCGTCACTCCCAAAGATTGCTCTCGTTGTCACCCTGATGAGGCAAAGCAATATTCCAAAAGCAAACACGCGAACACCATTGAGATCATGTGGAAGATTGACCCTTGGCTGAACGGGGGCATGAATTCCGACAATGAGCGCAAGACGGGGTGTTACTACTGCCACGGTACGGTGCTGAAGATGAAGGACGGTAAACTCGACCCGACTTCTTGGCCCAACGTCGGTGTTGGCCGTGTCAACCTGGATGGCTCTCTCGGCAGTTGCACCAGTTGCCATACCCGTCACCGTTTCTCCGTGATGGAAGCACGCAAACCTGAAACCTGCGGGCAGTGCCACCTTGGCCCGGATCATCCGCAAATTGAAATCTATAACGAATCCAAGCATGGTGATATCTATCAGGCCTTCAAGCATGAATATAACTTCGACTCTGCTCCTGGCGCCTGGACTCCCGGAGTGGACTATCGCGCTCCGACATGTTCCTCCTGCCACATGTCAGGGTCCGGGATGCAACCCACTACCCACGATGTGACTGAACGCCTGTCCTGGGAACTCCAGGCCCCGCTGACTGTTCGCCCGCAGGACTTCAAGCCGTTCCCCTCCGGTACAGACTGGACAGTTGAAAGGAACAAGATGAAGGATATCTGCAAGCAATGCCACGGAACCGCCTGGATTGAAGATCACTACACCCAGACTGACAAGGCTGTGGAAGAATACAACGAAAACTACTTCAAGCCCGCCAAGAAGATGCTTGATGACCTGTACACCAAGGGACTGCTCGACAAGTCCAAGTTCTTCGATGAACACCTTGAGGTAGAATTCTATGAATTGTGGCACCACGAAGGTCGCCGAGCAAGAATGGGGTCGGCCATGATGGCCCCTGACTATGCTTGGTGGCATGGGTTCTATGAATGCAAACACCGCTACAACAAGTTCATGGAAGAAGCGCGTCACCTCATTGAAATCAACACCAAGGCCTACAGGTATCCAGACTTCCCGAATACGGGTGGAGATACCACCAAGCCGGTGGAAGTTTTTGGCAAGCAGTAACACGCTCAATCATTAACAAAAGAAAGAGGGAGGGCTTATTACCCTTCCTCTTTCTTTTGTTATTCAACGCCTTGAATCGATAATTGATTCCTTCAATGGCATTATCCGTTTTCTCGTCTTGGGTTACGTTTGGAAAGTTGGGTTCAAGAGAGTAAATTCTTCTTGACCAATCCAGGCATGAACACGGCAAACCGAGTTTCATCATTAACCAGAAGAACGGATTTTCTACGAAAGAATCTGAAGATATTGCCATGCCAACCTTGCCCACGTTGGTTGCTAGACTCCAGGATTTATGCTGGCTTGATCTCGGCCAAAAGCTTCTGAATACATCCGATGTAAGGTATTGCTTATCTCAACTCGCTGGGTGATGAAGGATTCCTCACTTAGATAGCCACAATCAGGATCAGGATCAACTCAGATGGATCTTCTAGGGTCATGTGGTGGGTTATTCATTAAATAGGTATCGTGTCCCTCTAATTCCTAACTCCAAAAACGAAATATAATTAGGGAGGTGTCCCCATAATTTTGCACCCTTTGATATGCATTTACTGGCAAAGGTTTTCAAGGTCTTCTGGATGCTCACGGTAATGCGATAAATCGCGGTGAAATATCTTCTTGAGTTCTGGACAAGAGTACTTCTGATACACTCCATAGAAGCGAGTATATACACCGCAATAATGGAATACATCTGCTTGATGAACTGTTAACTGATTATCACCGAAAGTCATTGAGACTGCACCCTGATCTCCCATGTCGGTCGGAGGGAAGTCAGCTATGAGTTTCATTCCTGACAGTTTCCCAACACCACCCACATCACAATCCCCTGAGATCATGGTTTTAGGGCCATTACCGACATGCCCTCCACTGAGAGCGACTGTCACATCATCGCCCTCGACAGTCACATGGACAGTCGAATAGACATCACCTTTGTTGAGATACCAGCCAGCAATATCTGCCTCACCACCTGCCAGGGAATACGAAGCAGCTATTAATACAAGCAGAAATGCGATTAACAGTCTAATGCTGGTCACCTTTCACTCCACCAAGTTCTTTATCGAACAATTCAAGAGCTTCTTTTTTCTCAAGAACCATTCTTCGATCATACCCTTTCTTCTGATTGGGTGGACACTTCTTACACCTTGTAGCCCTTTCATCATAGATAGCTTCAATCACTTTTCTTTCGTACTCAGGACTTGAACTATCCATACCTTTTGTTGTTTTCTCGACACGTTTAGCGGCGGCACCGATAAGCTCTGGCCCTTTGTGCTGCACACCAGTTGACCAGACCACATCTCGCAAAGTGGCAGAACCTTCAGTAGCATCCAGCCCGACCTTATCTTTCAAAGCGGACGCTGTTGGTCTGTAATGCGTTTCCTTGATGAAGGAGTGCTGGCTCTTTCTGAACTCTTCAGGATGCTTTTCAGAAAACTCTTTCCACCTATCGGAAAATCGTCTGATTCGACATATTGTTCGACAGTGCCACCAGTTTCACCTGTTTCGTGGTTCTTGCTCGTCATCTGATACAGGCCATACGATACACCGCCTGGGTCACCTTTGCCAGTAGAAACTGTACCGGCACCACGACCTCCGGTTTCGTATTTCTCTGACAGTTTACCCAAACTGAGAGGGTCTTCAGGAGTAGATTGTGGCTTTCCCTTATCTCCTTCTTCACCATTTGGAGCAGAACTTTCATCTGCTTCAGGCTTTGCTCTCTTCTCACCACCAGCATCACTCGCAGTGCCGGTGTCGTTCTCAGCATACATCTCGGCATCTTCCATCTTGAATCCTGGTTTGGCACCCGGAACATCTTCATTTTCAGACGCTCGCGCTTTCTTTAGGTCAACACCAGCATATGTCAGATACTTGTCGTACATGGCATCAGCATCTTTCTCGTCAAACTTGGCCTCTGACAGAACGTATTTGTTGATAAGATCAAAAGCTGCATCGTCATGCGCCTGAACACCTTTCTCATCTTTGACTCTTGGCGAGACGCTGCAAGCCTTAGTCGAGGACGTTACGGGAACGCTCGTTATTTTTTTTCAATTAAAACTACAGCCATAGACAGGTGATATCGAATGGGGTATTTTTCTTATATGGAACACGCTAGAAGACACGTACATCTCTTGTTGCTTGGTATTTTTTGCATTTCTGCAAGTTACTCATTTTGGGTATACTCCAATGCCCCTCAGTACCCTTTACTTATCCCAATTTGCGCAACCATTTTGCCTTGCCTCTTGGCCTATCTCTGCTGGAATCTTTTTATTAAAAACACCCAGAATAAGAGCAAGGCAATAGGACTTGTAATGGGATTTGCGTGCGGATGGTCAATCCTCTGCTTTGGTTTTGTAGGATGGCTTTTGGATGCAGTGATCACTGGACGGACAGGTCAGTTGAACTTTGGAGACTTCTCCTCGATTGCACAACTGATATTTTTTTTCGGCCCGACTTACCTATTACTTTTGAAGGGGTGGATTCCCTTACTGCTTTGTACGCTGCTTGTCTTTTTTCTTGCAGGCAACATTAGTAATAAACAAAGGTAAAGCCAGAGGCCCTAGCCTCTGGCTTTCTTTCCTCAGTCCTATTTGTAAACGGGAGGCTGTATTGGTTTCGTATCTACTCTTGAATCGATGGCCTTTGCGAGTTCATATTTGCTGGGCATGAGGTGCTTAATACCCGTTCCAATTGTTTCGGCAGCCTTGCCAAATCCTTTTTTGTCATAGATTTCATAGGCAACTTCAAGAGACTCTTTGATCGCTTTTGAATCAATCATATCCATACGATCCACGACCTTGATTATCTTATCAATATCTTCCTGCGGCAAATCAGCCAATCCAGCTTCAAGATACGCTTTGGAATGAGAATCATAAGCCTTCTCTTTCAGTTTCTCAGGTTTTGATTCGTCCCACTCGCCGCGACGAAGGCCTGCTTCCATCTTGAACTGCAACTGGTCTTTGGTTCGTTCCATCCATTCCTGGCCTTCCTTGGAAAGTTCAGGTTTCAGCTTGTCGAACCGCTTGACGTACTTGTCGCCATACTCGCGATAGTAGTAGGAGCCTCTTTGCCCAGATTGCGCTCCTCAAAGTCCTGGGCGCGTTTTTCATAGTATTCGGTTTTACCCAGGTCGTCCTTGATCCATGTGGGCTTGGCTCCCGGCTTCTGCCTGTAATGCTCCTCAACATCCTTCACGCTATTTCCGGTTTGCTTTTCCCACTCACCTATGAGTCGAGCAGCTTTCGTTGGGGTGTCAGGCTTGGTGGCTTCAGCTTCCATCTCCCCGGCATGCTCTGCAGAAGACTTGGTAGGAGGCGCTTCTTGAACTTCTGTCGGCTCTCTGGCCGCCGCTTCATTTTGTTGCTGCGCCGGCTGCTCCTCTGGAGCGCCATCGGCGACTGTTGGAGCATCCGCAGGTTCTGCCTTTTCAACGCCTGCATAGCTCAAATACGTATCGTACATGGCATCAGCATCTTTCTCATCGAACTTGGCCTCGGACAGCACATATTTGTTGATGAGGTCGAAGGCCGCATCGTCATGCGCCTGGACGCCCTTGTCGTCCTTTGCGCCGAGCGCTCCCTGAGCGATACGCTGTAAGCCTTTGTCGAGCACGCTTTTGGAGCGCTCGTTGAGCTTATCAACGGCGAACCGATGGCCCTGTTTCAGGAAGCCGTCCTTGATCTTGGGTAAAGTTTCAGACAATGCTCCATGTCGCTTTCCTCCCTTGGGGAGATCAGACAGAATGCCATGCTCATAGTCGTCGAACTGCTTTTTCAGATTGGTCGCATCCTTGGACGGTTTCTTGCCAGTGACGTTCTTCTGCCAGCCGGCCAGCCCCTTACCGAAGAAGTCGTGCGCCTCGTTTTCCTTCTCAACAATTGTATTGAGCCGATCCAGATCATGGTACGCATCACGCTTCTGTTGTCGTGGTTGCTGCCGTTGGTTTTGATTCTTGAAGCCGATGCCCATTTCCAGCGCAGATTTACGCTGTCCGGGTGTTGCATTGTCGAGCATATTCTTCTGCTCGTCCGAGTTCATATTGATAAGTGATTTTCCAAAATCAAACATACTTCAGTTTCTCCTGTCACGATGTTGATTGATAAAGATCAAGCATCATAACCTGGGTTTTCGGCTCAAGATAAAAACGGGCGAAAAAGGATACTCAAAGGATGAAAAAGCATAAGAAAGCAGCTTGACATGGTTCAAAGGCAAGGTCTGGCGAAAGGACGGCCGAATAAA comes from the Pseudodesulfovibrio piezophilus C1TLV30 genome and includes:
- a CDS encoding adenine nucleotide alpha hydrolase family protein, with amino-acid sequence MFRYTHKTCSRCHLQQDSYHKVMLNEDGVCSFCTQNLVAPKRNWEQLKNIFEEKIQQAKGKGEYDGLIMLSGGKDSAYMAHMLTRKYNMKLLGFIIDINFEYPETFENAATIAEKLDMPSVIFRQDPELMRQYYAFLFCNKTIHQEDCGQVCTFCGRFLIQTATDFARRMEIPLVFSGHNPDQIFLMGESIEDDPARLLTMEFNMEVVAEETERARKAWHQKEKTPQDRLFPSKIHAQGVELVFPFQHFRYQPEAMIETVKKELDWVPIKRFSKTYIASGCSLVKLWAYLAYSNNTNSYVDFEFSNQVREGVLSSDKVAQFYEQSDKGYEELDEIVMKLGIRNEIMQMLLERKGEKDGLYQYLTQTAHATQASPPEVQTHTQSTLTNRPPHKSDFFNP
- a CDS encoding ABC transporter permease; amino-acid sequence: MMRHFSLAEYWRALRHQSEAIQLQPSAHRIARNDSCSKDGTPAYPVFPSLSGSFVKSWIAALRTILPPHFSRSDQQQVLQLARLVQVRNIRTAVKALTTHRLRTFMAILGVFLGAFMLTLVMHISNAVGLKVVHESERLGARIIDATAGRVALSRGIENRAGGMNAATFTLTDVDAIRAGVPQVELVVPYVLGHATVAFGRNKTSCPLLGTGAMFDVIRNMDVLHGRYFSQVEVTHKALVCVLGYDIADRLFPSPAAATGQYLRFHTAEMLIVGVMQKKGQDSSGVNVDEQVYVPVTTYIHRLNRQDHVSGALLRITSRKSVPRITTAVTTLLRERHHLSAGIPDDFSVVFSEQVNDMQAKAMRLVRVLGAIGAGISFSIGTLGILSIMTIIVRARRLEIGVRRAVGATPTNIVCQFLLESVLMAGSGGVLGTGVALGIATAIYSVGFLPAFYDVSMVIGIILASVCCGLCAGAYPAWQAARVDVIAALKD
- a CDS encoding ABC transporter permease: MSVSDFFFRGKSFFFPHALPGIQENIPSSINVWAIFPRILKLSLKALWVFKARTLFILLAVALGVGALTIITAAMEGASKKAEEMAETFGPSAIFVAGGNLMYQPMGNRPRTLTWNDIERIRTALPGVVSVQPFLLREKMHASATSRRHIVASVVGSGKNYQATWNWDLQDGEDFSAHDVASGASVCLLGTLAARGLFGSQNPVGKIVTLEGTPLIVRGVLTPRNIVAAGVEQDDRLVLPASTMLRRFNLDRKYLNGIRINFASTRNMKGNALRVQALMRNLHGIEEGGADDFLVISPLVVLQFVSFLRGGFGVFLGVTALAALLVGGVILANLFHLSVTERQVEIGIKKAVGASDSSILLQFLMEACALTLMGAVFGLMLGVVLSDILAEFDMLELKLSATVFATACLAALVVAFAFGLKPARRAAQLEPVLALKEGR
- a CDS encoding ABC transporter ATP-binding protein — translated: MDVSAVKASDGGVDVVTPHEAQASSEIADIVVELHDVTRRYPQGDSFVEVLHGITLSLSKGEFAALIGSSGSGKSTLLHLLGLLDSPTSGSYSLNGVDTTSLDENQRSALRGGMIGFVFQNFFLLPYATALENVLLPGSYVTTPSKVLEERASSLLEQVGLADRMDYTPARLSGGQQQRVALARALLHGPDILLADEPTGQLDSVTGHAILELFGTINAGGTTVVIVTHDAQVAAAANRCINIVDGRVA
- a CDS encoding methyltransferase family protein; translated protein: MSSDVWFWVQLACAASGFPGALMYLIYFRYRERRRRKGLPPKNMIPVLHLLGIPTGHIWLVMPWLPQVRSGSSETVWTMFSSGSNAMMVGMIGVLLALAGGYYCFRFVRTNFAVTMQDYSIPTELLRTGIYGQLRHPGVVAMFFLISGLCLATGALYTLLMLPLLVPMLWMTTYIEESEVLLPRFGDAYREYMDAVSGFWCRQASVGLALFVFAIGLLGFNEYGGIVGRLSHGLGGTVNLSYGKAVSGWMCQL
- a CDS encoding NapC/NirT family cytochrome c, which codes for MKRKTKSLLLIVVGVAIAFPLFSMTYYTMVRTSTPEFCGLCHEIQPAVMGWKSSTHVNNGQGFVADCMDCHLPAPHDTFDFFYAKAAHGLKDVVSHYTGGAETYDRQVMKEHVWSTMKNDQCTKCHRNLLHMPAKRGAMLAHRKVLYANNGEEYRCTDCHRELVHNDRQFYEYKQFKAPYRANGLRNLGHQEGSE